A genomic window from Babylonia areolata isolate BAREFJ2019XMU chromosome 9, ASM4173473v1, whole genome shotgun sequence includes:
- the LOC143285535 gene encoding kelch-like protein 26, whose protein sequence is MTSVANRGGIGQQQRQSDDERNADDPHSEPFVFNESCHSARLLAGLRNLRDCSQLFDVTLMAEEQEFPAHRVVLASCSDYFHAMFTGGLRESSEHSILLHGVSASALEQLIHFAYTSKIKITKENVVAVLAGASLVQILPIVRACETYLCSHITLHNCTELERIADLYSLSELHGQVLCFMCEQWVPFTTTPHFLTLSTDQLKNVLSSGFPVYCAEVQVVRSLLAWVNHDLPHRASCLADVLGLVRRDDLQPSDLEELLALTDAQSIMAVCPSLSSLLSEMTRGDKTDVQGVVNTRGYVETVLLVGGFYQPSQKDMSNDIMFLDPKLQKFVYYTTIPHMKQADFGLEVLDNDVYVVGGCCNEDFMDLTHPYSFRLDISTGKWTDLPPMSQDRCRFYLGALNGKLYAVGGEVDNSQPLCVCEVFDPQAFVWSPIAPLPAARSELSGTSLGGRLYVSGGTQEGLERVKNEMWRYDPDQDTWTACAPMLSPRADHTMFTYNGRIFVIGGWRKAVQDRVPVSSVDCYDADTNRWEMVQHVKTSRKYCSYTLLRGQIYVIGGGWDNRSDSSEKVREMDVLDLKTMTWLPAPVSLPPVWEHSAVSVHLPTRWLL, encoded by the exons ATGACGAGTGTAGCAAACAGAGGGGGGATAggccaacaacaacgacaaagtgATGACGAACGAAACGCCGACGACCCTCACTCAGAACCCTTCGTCTTTAACGAGTCGTGCCACAGTGCTCGTCTCTTGGCCGGCCTCCGAAACCTCCGAGACTGCAGCCAGCTGTTTGATGTGACGCTGATGGCGGAGGAGCAGGAGTTCCCTGCACATCGCGTGGTACTGGCGTCCTGCAGTGACTACTTCCACGCCATGTTCACCGGGGGGCTGAGGGAGAGCTCTGAACACAGCATTCTGCTGCACGGCGTCAGTGCCAGCGCTCTGGAACAACTCATCCACTTTGCCTACACCTCCAAGATTAAGATCACAAAGG AGAACGTTGTGGCGGTGTTGGCCGGTGCCAGCCTGGTGCAGATCCTGCCGATCGTGCGTGCCTGCGAGACATACCTGTGTTCGCACATCACCCTGCACAACTGCACCGAGCTGGAGAGGATTGCTGATCTGTACAGTCTGTCAGAGCTTCATGGCCAG GTGCTGTGCTTCATGTGTGAGCAGTGggtccccttcaccaccaccccccacttcctGACCCTCAGCACGGACCAGTTGAAGAACGTGTTGAGTTCAGGGTTCCCTGTGTACTGTGCGGAAGTGCAGGTGGTCAGGTCTCTCCTGGCCTGGGTGAACCACGACCTCCCTCACCGAGCATCCTGTCTGGCAGACGTCCTTGGTCTGGTGAGACGCGATGACCTGCAGCCCTCAGACCTGGAAGAGTTGCTGGCCTTGACCGATGCTCAGTCCATCATGGCTGTTTGTCCTTCCCTGTCATCCCTTCTGTCAGAGATGACCAGGGGGGACAAAACGGATGTCCAGGGGGTGGTCAACACCAGGGGGTACGTTGAAACAGTGTTGCTGGTCGGGGGGTTTTACCAGCCTTCGCAGAAGGACATGAGCAACGACATCATGTTCCTGGACCCGAAACTGCAGAAGTTTGTGTActacaccaccatcccccacatgAAGCAGGCAGACTTTGGTCTGGAGGTCCTGGACAATGACGTGTACGTTGTGGGCGGCTGCTGCAATGAGGACTTCATGGACCTGACCCACCCCTACAGTTTCCGCCTGGACATCTCCACCGGCAAGTGGACCGACCTGCCGCCCATGTCCCAGGACAGGTGTCGCTTCTACCTGGGTGCGCTCAACGGGAAGCTGTACGCTGTGGGTGGAGAGGTGGACAACTCTCAGCCGCTGTGTGTCTGCGAGGTGTTCGACCCCCAGGCCTTCGTCTGGTCCCCCATTGCCCCCCTCCCTGCCGCTCGCAGTGAGCTGTCCGGCACCAGTCTGGGGGGGAGGTTGTACGTGTCTGGGGGGACGCAGGAAGGTCTGGAGCGGGTGAAGAACGAGATGTGGCGCTACGACCCCGACCAAGACACATGGACAGCCTGCGCCCCCATGCTGAGCCCTCGCGCCGACCACACCATGTTCACCTACAACGGTCGGATCTTCGTCATCGGGGGCTGGCGCAAGGCGGTGCAGGACCGGGTGCCTGTATCCTCCGTGGACTGCTACGACGCCGACACCAACCGCTGGGAAATGGTGCAGCACGTGAAGACCTCCAGGAAGTACTGCTCCTACACACTGCTTCGGGGGCAGATCTACGTGATTGGTGGAGGGTGGGACAATAGGTCGGACAGTTCGGAGAAGGTGAGGGAGATGGACGTGTTGGACTTGAAGACCATGACGTGGCTTCCAGCCCCCGTGTCTCTGCCTCCAGTGTGGGAACACAGCGCTGTGTCTGTACACCTCCCCACACGCTGGCTGCTATGA